The region GACTCAGCTTACAACCAAGACTTCATAAACGTGGTCGAATTTGTTGATTATGATAAATTTTTGCCATTTTTTGCGCCTCTTTCTCTGCGTGAAAATTTAGAGATAAGACCCGCTTCAAAACGCCACTATCCATACAACGACTTAGCTTCTCACATCATCGGCTATGTCGGCAGGGCAAACCAAAAAGATATGGAAAACGACCCTTTAACAAAGCTCACTAACTACATCGGTAGAAGCGGTGTTGAGCGCTTTTATAACCCGATCTTGCAAGGAATTCAAGGCTTTAAAAAGATCAAGGTAAATGCGCTAAATGAGGAGATCGAGCAGGTGAGCTATCAAGCGCCACAAAGTCAAAACATAAAGCTCGCCGTTGATCTTGAGCTTCAGCAGTTCGTTGCTGACGTCTTTGGTAAGGACGCAGGAAGCGTCATAGTTATGAGCTTAAAAGATGGCGCCATCATCGCAGCAGGAAGCTTTCCTGAGTATGATCTAAATCCGTTTGTGCTTGGAATTTCTCAGGCTGAGTGGGAAGAACTTGTAAAAAACGTCGATCACCCATTTACAAATAAGCTGATAAACGGCCTCTATCCGCCAGGATCTGTCGTAAAAATGGGTATGGCGCTTGCTTTTTTGGACAATGGCATGAACAAATATGATAGCTTTTTTTGTAGTGGATCTTATGAGCTTGGAGGGCGTAAATTTCGCTGCTGGAACTCGCATGGTCATGGCACAGTTAATATGAACACAGCTATTAGAGAGAGCTGTGATGATTATTTTTACAAGGGTAGCCAAAAGATCGGCATAGACGCCATTGTGCCGATACTTGAGCGTATGGGCTTTGGCAGAAAAACAGAGGTTGATTTGCCAAATGAATTTGTGGGGACCTTGCCAAGCAGGGAGTGGAAGATGAGGAAGTATGGCAAGGCGTGGTTTCAAGGCGAGACGCTCATCACCTCTATCGGACAGGGAAATTTCCTAGTCACGCCTATGCAGGTGGCTAAATACACAGCAGGCCTTGCAACTGGGCTAAATGTGACGCCGCATTTTTTAAAGAGCATCGATGGCAAGGATGTTGATTTTACGCCAACAGATGATGCTTTTACGCCGTTTGAGAAGTCGCAGCTACCTGCCATTAGACATGCGATGTATGAGGTGGCAAATCACCCAAGAGGCACGGCAAATAGGCACTTTGTGGGAAGTCTTGTAAAGGTTGCGGCAAAGACTGGAACAGCTCAGGTCGTTGGTATCTCGCAAACTGAAAAGAAGCGCATGAAAGAAGAAGATATGGCGTATCTGCAAAGATCTCATGCGTGGATGACGACCTATGCGCCTTTTGAGGATCCACAGTACGTCATAACGATGGTTGTCGAACACGGTGGTCACGGCGGTAGCGCTGCTGGACCAAAAATCTCTCAAATTTATAACAAGCTAGTTGAAATGGGATATATAAAGCTAGATAAAGTCCAGACTGAGAAAGATAAAAAAGAAGAAGAAAAGAAGTAATAAAATTTGATAAATATGCTAGCAAAGTCGCTAGCATATTATATCTACTCACCTAAGAAGTATTTTAGATCAGCTTGCGCGTCGCCGCTAATTGGTCTAACGTTAAATTTATCCACTAAGAAATTTATGATCTCTTCATTGAAAAATTTAGGCAAGCTAGGTCCTACGTTGATGTTTTTGATACCAAGGCTAAATAGCGCTAGCAAGATGATGACCGCTTTTTGCTCCATCCACATTAGCACGATAGAAACTGGTAGGTCATTTACTGCGATGCCTGTTGCCTCGCTTAGAGCAAGGGCTATTTTAACCGCGCCGTTACTGTCGTTGCACTGGCCAAGGTCGATGTAGCGTGGTAGCTCGGTGCCTGGGACGTTGCCAAAGTCGATGTCGTTAAATCTAAATTTACCGCAGCTTGAAGTAAGTATCACACAGTCTTTTGGAAGGCTAGCAGCTAGCTCTCTATAGTACTCACGTCCCTTGCCAGGCGCGTCACAGCCAGCTATCACGAAAAATCTGCGGATCTTACCAGTCTTAATCGCATCTAAAATTTGTGGGGCTAAAGTTAGTATAGTCTTGTAATGTCCGCCAGTTACTAGGCTCTCGTCGCTATCAAAGCCGCTAACATCGCCACAAGCTAGTGCGCACTCGATAAGTGGTGTGAAGTCGTCGTTTTCTATGTGTTTTACGCCGTTTGTGCCAGCGATCGAGTAGCCAAATAGCCTATCAGCATATGTGCAGTTTGAGCGTAGTGGCACGATGCAGTTTGTTGTCATTAGTATCGCGCCCTTAAATTCGTTAAATAGCTTAGTTTGGTCAAACCACGCCTTGCCGACGTTGCCTTTTAGGTGGCTATACTTGCGTAGTTCTGGGTATCCGTGAGCTGGGAGCATCTCTGAGTGAGTGTAGATGTTGATGCCTTTGTCTTTTGTCGCCTCAAGTAGCGCTTTTAGAGCGTGCAAGTTGTGACCACTTACCAAGATCGCCTTGCCCTCAACCTTATTTTGGCTCACTCTAACTGGTGTTGGGATGCCAAATTTAGCTGTGTGAGCCTCGCTTAATAGGTTCATCACCTCAACGCCAGCACCGCCTACTTCAAGAAGTTGTTTGATGTGCTCGTCGAAGTTAAAATTTGAGTTTGTAAGCGTAAAATAAAGCGTATCAGCCATAACGCGGTCGACATTACTAGTATCAGCGCCAAGCTCGTGTGCGTGATGGCGGTATGCGCTAAGGCCTTTTAAGCCAAAAACCATCGTATCTTGCAAAAGTGCTAGCGTGTCGCTCTTGCCACAGGTGCCCATAGGCTGGCCCTTTG is a window of Campylobacter concisus DNA encoding:
- the hcp gene encoding hydroxylamine reductase, whose amino-acid sequence is MKDMKMFCHQCEMSAEDGCGAKGQPMGTCGKSDTLALLQDTMVFGLKGLSAYRHHAHELGADTSNVDRVMADTLYFTLTNSNFNFDEHIKQLLEVGGAGVEVMNLLSEAHTAKFGIPTPVRVSQNKVEGKAILVSGHNLHALKALLEATKDKGINIYTHSEMLPAHGYPELRKYSHLKGNVGKAWFDQTKLFNEFKGAILMTTNCIVPLRSNCTYADRLFGYSIAGTNGVKHIENDDFTPLIECALACGDVSGFDSDESLVTGGHYKTILTLAPQILDAIKTGKIRRFFVIAGCDAPGKGREYYRELAASLPKDCVILTSSCGKFRFNDIDFGNVPGTELPRYIDLGQCNDSNGAVKIALALSEATGIAVNDLPVSIVLMWMEQKAVIILLALFSLGIKNINVGPSLPKFFNEEIINFLVDKFNVRPISGDAQADLKYFLGE
- the mrdA gene encoding penicillin-binding protein 2, encoding MRMRIVFGVIALFWIMLLGRIYHLSVNSNTYYNEIAEQNAIKTIYIPPVRGIIFDAHDKPMAVNRLGFSIYVKPHLSANKKVKILDDELAYIGSLFGDLNVTKLKNEYIKNDSAYNQDFINVVEFVDYDKFLPFFAPLSLRENLEIRPASKRHYPYNDLASHIIGYVGRANQKDMENDPLTKLTNYIGRSGVERFYNPILQGIQGFKKIKVNALNEEIEQVSYQAPQSQNIKLAVDLELQQFVADVFGKDAGSVIVMSLKDGAIIAAGSFPEYDLNPFVLGISQAEWEELVKNVDHPFTNKLINGLYPPGSVVKMGMALAFLDNGMNKYDSFFCSGSYELGGRKFRCWNSHGHGTVNMNTAIRESCDDYFYKGSQKIGIDAIVPILERMGFGRKTEVDLPNEFVGTLPSREWKMRKYGKAWFQGETLITSIGQGNFLVTPMQVAKYTAGLATGLNVTPHFLKSIDGKDVDFTPTDDAFTPFEKSQLPAIRHAMYEVANHPRGTANRHFVGSLVKVAAKTGTAQVVGISQTEKKRMKEEDMAYLQRSHAWMTTYAPFEDPQYVITMVVEHGGHGGSAAGPKISQIYNKLVEMGYIKLDKVQTEKDKKEEEKK